One window from the genome of Salisaeta longa DSM 21114 encodes:
- the lpdA gene encoding dihydrolipoyl dehydrogenase yields the protein MATRYDCVVIGSGPGGYETAIRASQLGMNTAIIEKDKLGGVCLNVGCIPTKALLKSAEMAYDAQHFGDYGLTVEGSITPDFPKVIERSRGAASKMNSGVQFLMKKNKIDVIYGHGRLTAPDTVEVTPSTNMDGEEIGEETTVQADHIIVATGARPREIPPLPFDGEHVISSTEAMLQTDQPDRLVIVGAGAIGVEFGYFYHNMGTEVTIIEVQDRMVPNEDADVSKELAKAYRRMGINVMTDARVQGYAEDGDALSVEVETDSGTEHIACDQILSAVGVVGNIEDVGLDAVGVETAPGKIEVDEFFRTNVDGVYAIGDVAGGPWLAHKASHEGILCIEKIAGHDVRPIDYNNVPGCTYCQPQIASVGYTEDAAKEAGYDVMVGKFPFKASGKAAALGHTEGFVKTIYDKKYGEFLGCHIIGHDATELIAEVVTARKLETTGHEIMEAMHPHPTLSESIMEATRVAYGEPINI from the coding sequence ATGGCTACGCGATACGACTGCGTCGTAATTGGCAGCGGGCCAGGCGGCTACGAAACCGCCATCCGCGCCTCTCAACTCGGCATGAACACCGCCATCATCGAAAAAGACAAACTGGGGGGCGTCTGTCTAAACGTCGGATGCATTCCCACCAAGGCGCTGCTCAAGAGCGCCGAAATGGCCTACGACGCCCAACACTTTGGCGATTACGGCCTGACCGTTGAGGGCTCCATCACGCCGGACTTCCCCAAAGTGATTGAGCGCAGCCGCGGCGCCGCCTCCAAGATGAACAGCGGCGTGCAGTTCCTCATGAAGAAGAACAAGATTGATGTCATCTACGGGCACGGGCGCCTCACGGCCCCCGATACGGTGGAGGTGACGCCGTCGACCAACATGGACGGCGAGGAGATTGGCGAGGAAACCACCGTGCAGGCCGATCACATCATTGTGGCCACCGGCGCGCGGCCCCGCGAGATTCCGCCGCTTCCGTTTGACGGCGAGCACGTGATCTCCTCGACCGAGGCCATGCTACAAACCGACCAGCCCGACCGGCTCGTGATTGTGGGTGCCGGCGCCATTGGCGTGGAGTTTGGCTACTTCTACCACAACATGGGCACCGAGGTGACCATCATTGAGGTGCAAGACCGCATGGTGCCCAATGAAGATGCCGACGTGTCGAAGGAGCTGGCGAAGGCCTACCGCCGCATGGGCATCAACGTGATGACCGATGCGCGCGTGCAGGGCTACGCAGAAGACGGCGATGCGCTCTCGGTTGAGGTGGAAACAGACAGCGGCACCGAGCACATTGCGTGCGACCAGATCCTCTCGGCGGTCGGCGTTGTGGGCAACATTGAGGATGTGGGCCTCGATGCCGTGGGCGTGGAGACGGCACCCGGCAAGATTGAGGTCGACGAGTTCTTTCGCACCAACGTAGACGGTGTGTATGCCATTGGCGACGTGGCCGGCGGCCCCTGGCTTGCGCATAAGGCCAGCCACGAAGGCATCTTGTGCATCGAGAAGATCGCGGGCCACGACGTGCGCCCCATCGACTACAACAACGTGCCGGGCTGCACCTACTGCCAGCCGCAGATCGCTTCGGTCGGCTATACCGAGGACGCCGCGAAGGAAGCGGGCTACGACGTGATGGTCGGAAAATTCCCGTTCAAGGCCAGCGGAAAAGCCGCCGCCCTGGGCCATACCGAAGGCTTCGTCAAGACCATTTACGACAAGAAGTACGGCGAATTCCTCGGCTGCCACATCATTGGGCACGACGCCACCGAGCTCATTGCCGAGGTGGTCACCGCCCGGAAGCTCGAAACCACCGGCCACGAGATTATGGAGGCGATGCACCCGCATCCCACCCTCTCGGAGTCCATCATGGAAGCAACCCGCGTGGCATACGGCGAGCCCATCAACATCTAG
- a CDS encoding murein hydrolase activator EnvC family protein: protein MRMRRFCWVLLMLLGWSTAAAPTAWAQSSVQQEQQQTKERLAALKRQIQTERQQLEQAAEAEAATREKLERIQREISLREELVATYQQRLNQLEEEQAALRDTLRTLSSGLTELKEEYQRRATHAYKYGRLHDLALIFSASTINQMLVRARYLHQFAEQRKQRRSAILTAQSAIEKRREKLSASLARTQRLLADARAERNRLRSLRADRQAVIAELREKRSTLKADIEKKQQAAQALQERIQALIADARAGTRSASRTAAEAARFANLSSSFQRNRGDLPWPATGAITESYGNHRDPVYGTTTFHPGIFIATRPRADVHAVFDGTVSDVDFVPGYGTYLVVQHGEYLSVYSNFSTLYVAVGNQVAAGEVLGQAGTSTEPRGAGLFFAVFDTDGGTSTNPVAWLRDR from the coding sequence ATGCGCATGCGCCGCTTCTGCTGGGTCCTTCTCATGCTGCTTGGATGGAGCACCGCCGCGGCGCCGACGGCATGGGCGCAGTCGTCCGTGCAGCAGGAACAGCAACAAACCAAAGAGCGCCTCGCGGCCCTCAAGCGCCAGATCCAGACCGAGCGGCAACAGCTCGAACAAGCCGCCGAGGCCGAGGCCGCCACCCGCGAAAAGCTGGAGCGCATCCAGCGCGAAATTTCCTTGCGTGAGGAGCTTGTGGCCACCTACCAGCAGCGCCTGAATCAGCTGGAGGAGGAACAGGCGGCCCTGCGCGACACGCTGCGCACGCTCTCTTCGGGGCTTACCGAGCTGAAGGAAGAGTACCAGCGCCGCGCCACGCATGCCTACAAGTACGGGCGCCTGCACGACCTGGCGCTCATCTTCTCGGCCTCAACCATCAACCAGATGCTGGTGCGGGCCCGCTACCTGCATCAGTTTGCCGAGCAGCGGAAGCAGCGGCGCAGCGCCATTCTAACGGCGCAGTCGGCCATCGAGAAGCGGCGTGAGAAGCTGAGCGCATCGCTGGCGCGCACGCAGCGCCTCCTCGCCGACGCCCGCGCCGAGCGCAACCGCCTCCGCAGCTTGCGCGCCGACCGGCAAGCCGTCATTGCCGAGCTGCGCGAGAAGCGCTCTACGCTCAAGGCCGACATCGAGAAGAAGCAGCAGGCCGCCCAGGCCCTTCAAGAGCGCATCCAGGCCCTCATCGCCGACGCCCGCGCCGGCACCCGCAGCGCTAGTCGCACCGCGGCCGAGGCCGCCCGCTTCGCCAACCTCTCCTCGTCGTTTCAGCGCAACCGCGGCGATCTGCCGTGGCCCGCCACGGGCGCCATCACCGAGTCGTACGGCAACCACCGCGATCCGGTGTACGGCACCACCACGTTTCACCCCGGCATCTTCATCGCCACGCGCCCCCGGGCCGACGTGCACGCCGTGTTTGACGGCACCGTCTCGGATGTCGACTTTGTGCCGGGCTATGGCACCTACCTCGTCGTTCAGCACGGCGAGTACCTATCGGTGTACAGCAACTTTTCGACGCTGTACGTTGCCGTGGGCAACCAAGTGGCCGCCGGGGAGGTGCTTGGGCAAGCGGGCACCAGCACCGAACCTCGCGGCGCCGGGCTCTTCTTCGCCGTCTTTGACACCGACGGCGGCACCTCAACCAACCCCGTGGCGTGGCTGCGCGACCGGTAG
- a CDS encoding tetratricopeptide repeat protein, translating into MKGLRVAIVLCCGLLASGWPAPVQAQPATAQAEEPVSGLTQRLFVRGMTRAFAEDYSAAIAYYEQALELAPQEAAILSSLSDAHAARGEDAAALHYARKARAAAPGNVFYHAQVAKQLEAMHRWTDAAAAYQTLLQRHPQHQRYRRARAAALAEAGRPHDALAAYEAYATAAQPSVDTWAAMLALYRTVGDTAGIESTLRRLIVRAPHKPRYRNMLGQFYAAHGRTQEAVALYEQLAEQLPHNPEVMTRLASLYRRQGAAAKADTLMQQLVQRSGASADELAMQAQLMYHTALATASPDSTLLRGAAALLVRVLERAPGHNDASYLLGTIRHSMEQYAAAAPLLQDALRADPRHPDDWERAAESFLRAGRPQAALDMANEGLLLFPGQIMLVRTAGSALMALHRDRAALARFQEALDLIRATRQSSSARGVLSSPSVAMIHATIGRLYHRLGSDSLATNAFMRALALDSAHPPVLVLYASVLADRGALGDARQLAQRAVAQQPTNAEALSTLGRIYLAQQRYPKARAVLQRAVAQTDAPAVAFERLGDAYQALNQPAQARHWWKEALRRAPARTTLQEKLQAHRP; encoded by the coding sequence ATGAAGGGTCTCCGTGTTGCCATTGTGCTGTGCTGCGGGCTGCTTGCAAGCGGGTGGCCTGCGCCTGTGCAGGCCCAACCCGCAACCGCGCAGGCGGAGGAACCGGTGAGCGGGCTGACGCAGCGCCTGTTTGTGCGCGGCATGACGCGCGCCTTTGCGGAAGACTACTCGGCCGCTATCGCGTATTACGAGCAAGCGCTTGAGCTAGCCCCCCAAGAGGCCGCGATTCTCTCGTCGCTGTCGGATGCCCACGCGGCCCGCGGTGAGGACGCAGCGGCCTTGCATTATGCCCGCAAGGCCCGCGCGGCAGCCCCCGGCAACGTGTTTTACCACGCGCAGGTGGCAAAGCAGCTGGAGGCTATGCATCGGTGGACCGACGCCGCAGCCGCCTACCAGACGCTGCTGCAGCGCCATCCGCAGCACCAGCGGTACCGCCGCGCCCGAGCCGCCGCACTCGCCGAAGCCGGGCGTCCCCACGACGCGCTTGCGGCCTACGAGGCCTACGCCACGGCCGCTCAGCCCTCGGTTGATACGTGGGCGGCGATGCTGGCGCTGTACCGCACCGTGGGCGATACCGCGGGCATCGAATCGACGCTGCGCCGCCTGATCGTGCGTGCGCCCCACAAGCCGCGCTACCGCAACATGCTGGGGCAGTTTTATGCCGCGCACGGGCGCACCCAGGAAGCTGTTGCGCTGTATGAGCAACTCGCCGAGCAGTTGCCCCACAATCCGGAGGTGATGACCCGGCTGGCCAGCCTGTACCGCCGGCAAGGCGCGGCCGCCAAGGCCGACACGCTCATGCAACAGCTCGTGCAGCGCAGCGGGGCCTCGGCGGATGAGCTCGCCATGCAGGCCCAACTGATGTACCACACGGCCCTGGCCACCGCGTCCCCCGACTCGACGCTGCTTCGGGGGGCTGCAGCGCTGCTTGTACGTGTGCTGGAGCGCGCACCGGGCCACAATGACGCATCGTACCTGCTGGGCACCATCCGGCACAGCATGGAGCAATACGCTGCGGCGGCGCCGCTTCTGCAAGACGCGCTGCGCGCCGATCCCCGGCACCCCGACGACTGGGAGCGGGCGGCCGAGTCGTTTTTGAGAGCCGGTCGCCCACAAGCGGCGCTCGACATGGCCAACGAGGGCCTGCTCTTGTTCCCCGGACAGATTATGCTGGTGCGCACCGCCGGATCAGCCCTCATGGCACTGCACCGCGACCGGGCAGCGCTCGCGCGCTTTCAAGAAGCCCTCGACCTGATACGCGCCACACGCCAGTCGTCGAGCGCCCGCGGTGTGCTATCGTCGCCTTCGGTAGCCATGATCCACGCAACCATCGGTCGGCTGTATCACCGGCTGGGCAGCGACTCGCTCGCCACCAATGCGTTCATGCGCGCCCTGGCCCTCGACAGCGCGCATCCGCCGGTGCTGGTGCTGTACGCCTCGGTCTTGGCCGACCGCGGCGCCCTCGGCGACGCCCGGCAACTGGCCCAACGCGCCGTCGCCCAACAACCCACCAACGCCGAGGCCCTGAGCACCCTGGGGCGGATCTATTTGGCCCAGCAGCGTTATCCCAAGGCGCGCGCTGTGCTCCAACGCGCCGTTGCGCAGACCGATGCGCCTGCTGTGGCCTTTGAGCGGTTGGGCGACGCCTACCAGGCCCTCAACCAGCCGGCCCAGGCGCGCCATTGGTGGAAAGAAGCCCTCCGCCGCGCCCCGGCGCGCACTACCCTGCAGGAAAAGCTGCAGGCTCATCGTCCGTAA
- a CDS encoding 3-hydroxyacyl-CoA dehydrogenase family protein has product MTTIERIAVIGAGTMGNGIAHVFALNGYPTTLVDLDEEMLASGEATIQKNMARQVKKEVISADEKAEALGRLTLETDLAAGVSTADLVIEAVTEKNTVKAEVFASLDEHAPDTAILASNTSSISITWLGAQTERPERVIGMHFFNPVPLMALVEVVRGLETTDAVYGTIEALAKDLGKTPVEVEDFPGFVSNRILMPMINEAVYCVMEGVASVEDIDTVMKLGMNHPMGPLTLADFIGLDVCLGIMEVLHGELGDDKYRPCPLLKKKVTAGHLGRKSGQGFYTYD; this is encoded by the coding sequence ATGACAACCATCGAACGCATCGCAGTAATTGGCGCCGGCACCATGGGCAACGGCATCGCCCACGTGTTTGCCCTGAACGGCTACCCCACCACGCTTGTGGATCTGGATGAGGAGATGTTGGCCAGCGGCGAGGCCACCATCCAGAAAAACATGGCGCGGCAGGTCAAAAAGGAGGTCATCTCGGCCGACGAAAAAGCCGAAGCGCTGGGGCGGCTCACGCTCGAAACGGATCTGGCCGCGGGCGTATCAACGGCCGATCTGGTGATTGAGGCGGTAACCGAGAAGAACACGGTGAAGGCGGAGGTCTTTGCGTCGCTTGACGAGCACGCCCCCGACACGGCCATCTTGGCGTCCAACACGTCGTCCATTTCCATCACGTGGCTCGGCGCCCAAACAGAGCGCCCGGAGCGCGTCATTGGCATGCACTTTTTCAATCCGGTGCCGCTGATGGCGTTGGTGGAGGTGGTGCGCGGGCTGGAAACCACCGATGCGGTCTACGGCACCATCGAGGCGCTGGCCAAGGATCTGGGCAAGACGCCGGTGGAGGTGGAAGACTTTCCGGGGTTTGTCTCCAACCGCATCCTCATGCCCATGATTAACGAGGCGGTGTACTGCGTGATGGAGGGCGTGGCCTCGGTGGAAGACATCGACACGGTGATGAAGCTGGGCATGAACCATCCCATGGGGCCGCTTACGCTGGCCGACTTCATTGGGCTGGACGTGTGTCTGGGCATCATGGAAGTGCTGCACGGCGAGCTGGGTGACGACAAGTATCGTCCGTGCCCGCTGCTCAAAAAGAAAGTGACCGCAGGCCACTTGGGCCGGAAGTCGGGGCAAGGCTTTTACACCTACGATTAA
- a CDS encoding DUF92 domain-containing protein translates to MNGLCGITGVALYGAALAAGGVFGVGAYRWGWLTGPAAAWAAGMGATLLMAGPAWAVPALAFFGGSTAWSWAGRRAKDALAYADESGRRRTARQVLANGGVAWLCALGSLWSPHPVWAAAGWAALAAAAADTWATEIGAWVGHAPRNAWTGRGLARGASGGMTWTGSAAAAAGSLSVTAPLLGLVPHAAYDAVLLAGVAGVGGAIADSLLGATVQARYRDPVSGLLVEHPPAPGSAPTRGWPHLRNDAVNLLGTGTAALLASSYYVLLLSF, encoded by the coding sequence ATGAACGGGCTGTGTGGCATCACCGGAGTTGCGTTGTACGGTGCGGCGCTGGCCGCGGGCGGCGTGTTTGGCGTTGGCGCCTACCGCTGGGGATGGCTTACGGGGCCGGCGGCGGCGTGGGCAGCCGGCATGGGGGCAACGCTCCTGATGGCGGGGCCCGCGTGGGCCGTGCCGGCGCTCGCGTTTTTTGGCGGCAGCACGGCTTGGTCGTGGGCCGGGCGGCGGGCGAAGGACGCGCTGGCGTATGCAGACGAATCCGGCAGGCGGCGTACGGCGCGTCAGGTGCTCGCCAACGGCGGGGTGGCCTGGCTGTGCGCGCTGGGTAGCCTGTGGAGCCCGCACCCGGTGTGGGCCGCGGCGGGTTGGGCGGCGCTCGCTGCCGCGGCAGCCGACACGTGGGCCACCGAGATTGGGGCGTGGGTTGGGCATGCGCCGCGGAATGCCTGGACGGGCCGTGGGCTCGCGCGCGGCGCGTCGGGCGGCATGACGTGGACCGGAAGTGCGGCGGCGGCAGCGGGAAGCCTGAGCGTTACGGCGCCGCTCTTGGGACTGGTGCCGCATGCGGCCTACGACGCTGTGTTGCTCGCGGGCGTCGCGGGGGTGGGCGGCGCCATTGCCGATAGTCTGCTGGGCGCGACCGTGCAGGCCCGTTACCGCGATCCGGTAAGCGGCCTCCTCGTGGAGCACCCGCCGGCGCCCGGCAGCGCCCCCACCCGTGGATGGCCCCACCTGCGCAACGATGCGGTCAATCTGCTGGGGACGGGAACAGCCGCGCTCCTTGCGAGCAGTTACTACGTCCTCCTGCTTTCCTTTTAA
- a CDS encoding DUF4292 domain-containing protein, which yields MLRPLRWLLVLCVSTLLLLACSGPREARAPRPASFPNHTTAQIHQRVAAGTDSLRTLQAEARVRIDAPARDGSFTARIRQDRADSLYMSLHAFLGIEAGRMLLTPDSFYVYNRLDNQLLYGTVQEAQSFLPVPVATRALFANMTGLLAPPAGGGWTTAVGPDSLNYVITAPSGCCTYTVDPTRWRVLRYVERSADGAIVEERRFGDFATVGGVVVPQSITFRRPADGTRAQIAYKEMRFNTALPPFRLTVDGDVQRLSYPFSAVDE from the coding sequence ATGCTGCGCCCTCTTCGTTGGCTGCTCGTGCTGTGCGTCAGCACCCTGCTGCTCCTCGCCTGTAGCGGTCCGCGTGAAGCGCGCGCCCCGCGGCCGGCGTCGTTTCCGAACCACACCACCGCGCAGATTCACCAGCGCGTGGCCGCAGGCACCGACTCGCTACGCACCCTGCAGGCCGAGGCCCGCGTGCGCATCGACGCCCCAGCACGCGACGGGTCGTTCACGGCGCGCATTCGCCAAGACCGGGCCGACTCGCTCTACATGAGCTTGCACGCTTTCCTGGGCATCGAGGCCGGGCGCATGCTCCTTACGCCCGACAGCTTCTACGTGTACAACCGGCTCGACAATCAGCTGCTGTACGGCACCGTGCAGGAAGCCCAATCGTTTTTGCCCGTTCCGGTGGCTACGCGCGCCCTGTTTGCAAACATGACAGGCCTGCTTGCGCCGCCCGCGGGCGGCGGCTGGACCACCGCCGTGGGCCCCGACAGCCTGAACTACGTCATTACCGCGCCCAGTGGCTGCTGCACCTACACCGTCGACCCCACGCGCTGGCGCGTGCTGCGGTACGTGGAGCGCAGCGCCGACGGGGCTATCGTTGAGGAACGCCGCTTTGGCGATTTTGCCACCGTAGGCGGCGTGGTGGTGCCGCAATCCATTACCTTTCGGCGGCCGGCCGATGGCACCCGCGCCCAGATTGCGTACAAGGAAATGCGCTTCAACACCGCGCTGCCGCCGTTTCGCCTGACGGTTGACGGCGACGTGCAGCGCCTCTCGTATCCGTTTTCTGCTGTCGACGAGTAG
- a CDS encoding low molecular weight protein-tyrosine-phosphatase yields the protein MAVQLPIRVMFVCLGNICRSPLAEAAFREAVADAGLSDHFAIDSSGTGDWHVGDPADRRMRQTARRHGLSLDDHRASQFAARDLVDYDHIFVMDKSNLNDVLYLDEADEYSGKVRLFREFDPEPGDYQVPDPYHGGREGFETVYAMVERTARSIRDRMIDTYELPVEA from the coding sequence ATGGCTGTTCAACTACCCATCCGCGTCATGTTTGTGTGCCTCGGCAACATCTGCCGCAGCCCGCTGGCCGAAGCCGCGTTTCGTGAGGCGGTGGCCGATGCGGGCCTTTCCGACCACTTTGCCATTGACTCGTCCGGGACGGGCGACTGGCACGTGGGCGATCCGGCCGACCGGCGCATGCGGCAGACGGCGCGCCGCCACGGCCTCTCGCTCGACGACCACCGGGCGTCGCAGTTTGCTGCGCGCGACCTGGTAGACTACGACCACATCTTCGTCATGGACAAGAGCAACCTGAACGATGTGCTCTACCTGGATGAAGCCGACGAATACAGCGGCAAGGTGCGGCTCTTTCGGGAGTTTGACCCCGAGCCCGGCGACTACCAGGTGCCCGATCCCTACCACGGCGGCCGCGAAGGCTTCGAAACCGTATACGCAATGGTGGAGCGCACCGCCCGAAGCATCCGCGACCGTATGATTGACACCTACGAGTTGCCGGTCGAAGCATAA